Part of the Streptomyces sp. NBC_01460 genome, GCTGCCAGCGCGGGATGTCGTCCCAGTCGACCAGCGTGATCGCGATGCCCTTGGCACCCGCGCGGCCGGTACGGCCGATGCGGTGGAGGTAGGTCTTCTCGTCTTCCGGCGACTGGTAGTTGATGACATGGGTCACACCCTCGACGTCGATGCCGCGCGCGGCGACGTCGGTGCAGACGAGGACGTCCACCTTGCCGTTGCGGAAGGCGCGCAGCGCCTGCTCACGGGCGCCCTGGCCGAGGTCGCCGTGGACCGCGCCGGAGGCGAATCCGCGCTTCTCCAGCTGCTCCGCGATGTCGGCGGCCGTCCGCTTCGTGCGGCAGAAGATCATCGCCAGCCCGCGGCCCTCGGCCTGCAGGATGCGGGAGACCATCTCCGGCTTGTCCATGTTGTGCGCGCGGTAGACGTGCTGGACCGTGTTCTTCACGGTCGTGCCCTCGTCGTCGGGCGAGGTGGCGTTGATGTGCGTGGGCTGCGACATGTAGCGGCGGGCGAGGCTGATCACGGCACCGGGCATGGTGGCCGAGAAGAGCATCGTCTGGCGCTTCGGCGGCAGCATGGTGATGATGCGCTCGACATCGGGCAGGAAGCCCAGGTCGAGCATCTCGTCGGCCTCGTCCAGGACGAGGACACGGATGTGCGAGAGGTCGAGCTTGCGCTGGCCCGCCAGGTCGAGCAGTCGGCCCGGGGTGCCGACGACCACGTCGACGCCCTTCTTGAGGGCCTCGACCTGGGGCTCGTACGCGCGGCCGCCGTAGATCGCGAGAACGCGGACGTTACGGGCCTTGCCCGCGGTCAGGAGGTCGTTGGTGACCTGCTGGCAGAGCTCACGGGTGGGGACGACGATCAGGGCCTGCGGCGCGTCGGTCAGCTTCTCGGGCGCGGCCCGGCCGGCCTCGACGTCGGCGGGGACGGTCACGCGCTCGAGGAGCGGGAGTCCGAAGCCGAGCGTCTTGCCGGTGCCGGTCTTGGCCTGGCCGATGACGTCGGAGCCGGAGAGCGCTACCGGGAGGGTCATCTCCTGG contains:
- a CDS encoding DEAD/DEAH box helicase; amino-acid sequence: MTLPVALSGSDVIGQAKTGTGKTLGFGLPLLERVTVPADVEAGRAAPEKLTDAPQALIVVPTRELCQQVTNDLLTAGKARNVRVLAIYGGRAYEPQVEALKKGVDVVVGTPGRLLDLAGQRKLDLSHIRVLVLDEADEMLDLGFLPDVERIITMLPPKRQTMLFSATMPGAVISLARRYMSQPTHINATSPDDEGTTVKNTVQHVYRAHNMDKPEMVSRILQAEGRGLAMIFCRTKRTAADIAEQLEKRGFASGAVHGDLGQGAREQALRAFRNGKVDVLVCTDVAARGIDVEGVTHVINYQSPEDEKTYLHRIGRTGRAGAKGIAITLVDWDDIPRWQLINKALDLKFPDPPETYSTSPHLYEELNIPAGTKGVLPRTERTRAGLRAEEIEDLGETGGRGRKSAASAPAPREERPPRTPRQRRRTRAGSAADEAAAAVTVPAPAAESAVEESTEPRTPRRRRRTRAAVTEAAVAVAEAAAPVVVAEAPVVVAEPAPAPEAEPAAEAKPRRRRARATATKPLASVPAAEPVVDFQTVAIAPVAAEPVATKPRRRTRVVKPADEVDFQIAPVSEPVTETKRRRPRAAAKPKAEAVATTAVASEDAVEAKPRRRRPRAAAADTAEAVTVAEAVTDGEAPAKPRRRRSRAAAAAESAEG